The proteins below come from a single Oryzomicrobium terrae genomic window:
- a CDS encoding diguanylate cyclase produces MSQPSSPLSAQPSATHRPMAPEAEWLALVATTPEPCRAAVAAVVRIHGPELAAHFYGAMMADHDAANFLDHTIVNERLRGSMARWLEEIFIQELHDEAQAAAVVAHQRHVGEVHARIRLPIYLVARGARVLKAAIFRLLAEQNLPPEQHLRAMPYVGQVMDLALELMSAAFVRNSERSARADEAYRLFSLGQNMSVERERQRSVLLEWGQEVLFMLHRPSSRAVLPNLAHSEFGLWLNHKARMMFEGSEELGQIQDIVERVDSALLPQLRVADPAAPQLNTLVGEFYGELDSLKFLLSSLFERYLEVENGRDALTRLLNRRFLPSVLSREIALYRGESQGFALLLLDIDHFKNINDSYGHDSGDAVLQQASALVLNAVRSGDFVFRYGGEEILVILVEVNADATQRIAESIRQKFDSGEFLISDGRALHVTVSIGVAQFDGHPDYQYLINRADAALYAAKQQGRNRVCQAPAE; encoded by the coding sequence ATGTCCCAGCCGTCTTCCCCTTTGTCCGCCCAGCCATCCGCAACCCATCGGCCGATGGCTCCGGAGGCGGAGTGGCTGGCCTTGGTGGCGACCACGCCGGAGCCTTGCCGGGCAGCGGTGGCGGCGGTGGTGCGGATCCATGGGCCGGAACTGGCGGCTCATTTCTACGGGGCCATGATGGCGGATCACGACGCCGCCAATTTCCTCGACCACACCATCGTCAACGAGCGCCTGCGCGGCTCCATGGCCCGTTGGTTGGAGGAAATTTTCATCCAGGAGCTCCATGACGAGGCCCAGGCCGCTGCCGTGGTGGCTCATCAGCGCCACGTCGGCGAGGTCCACGCCCGTATCCGCCTGCCCATCTACCTGGTGGCCCGGGGCGCCCGCGTATTGAAGGCGGCGATCTTTCGCCTGCTGGCGGAACAGAACCTGCCGCCGGAGCAGCACCTGCGCGCCATGCCCTACGTGGGACAGGTGATGGACCTGGCCCTGGAGCTGATGAGCGCGGCCTTCGTGCGCAATTCGGAGCGCAGCGCCCGGGCCGACGAGGCCTACCGGCTGTTTTCCCTGGGGCAGAACATGTCGGTGGAGCGGGAGCGGCAACGCTCGGTGCTGCTTGAATGGGGGCAGGAGGTACTGTTCATGCTGCACCGGCCGAGCAGCCGGGCGGTGTTGCCCAACCTGGCCCATTCCGAGTTCGGCCTGTGGCTCAACCACAAGGCACGCATGATGTTCGAGGGCTCGGAGGAACTGGGCCAGATCCAGGACATCGTCGAGCGCGTCGATAGCGCCTTGCTGCCCCAGCTGCGGGTGGCCGACCCAGCGGCACCCCAGTTGAATACGCTGGTGGGCGAGTTCTACGGTGAGCTCGACAGCCTGAAATTCCTGCTGTCGTCCCTGTTCGAGCGCTACCTGGAAGTGGAAAACGGCCGGGACGCCCTGACCCGGCTGCTCAACCGGCGCTTCCTGCCCTCGGTGCTGAGCCGGGAGATCGCCCTGTACCGCGGCGAGAGCCAGGGCTTTGCCCTGTTGCTGCTCGACATCGACCACTTCAAGAACATCAACGACAGCTACGGCCACGATTCGGGCGACGCTGTGCTGCAGCAGGCCTCGGCCCTGGTGCTCAATGCCGTGCGCAGCGGCGATTTCGTCTTCCGCTACGGCGGCGAGGAAATCCTGGTGATCCTGGTGGAGGTCAATGCGGATGCCACCCAGCGAATCGCCGAGAGCATCCGGCAGAAGTTCGACTCCGGCGAATTCCTCATCAGCGACGGCCGGGCGCTCCACGTCACCGTCAGCATTGGCGTGGCCCAGTTCGACGGCCACCCCGACTACCAGTACCTGATCAACCGGGCCGACGCGGCCCTCTACGCCGCCAAGCAGCAGGGCCGCAACCGGGTCTGCCAGGCGCCGGCGGAGTGA
- a CDS encoding DMT family transporter, which translates to MPPTSTPLRGIALMVCATLCFALLDVTSKSLAKTFEVPLLVWIRYVVHCLFMVAVLGPRMGRNLLATRRPTRQIVRAVLLVCVTGFAMAAFRVMPLAETTAIIFVTPLLVALLAGPWLKEKVTPLRWAIIAVGFAGVLLIARPGDAINAEGIGWALACAGCYAVYQILTRQLSPTENTLTMLFYTALAGTVTMTLALPLFWGGPTPTLGQAGLMVTMGLWGGTGHLLLISAFRHAPATTLSPFLYVQLLWATTLGAIVFGHLPDSLAFTGMAIIAASGVALGLVERKRPRA; encoded by the coding sequence ATGCCCCCGACTTCCACGCCCCTGCGCGGCATCGCCTTGATGGTCTGCGCCACCCTCTGTTTCGCCCTCCTCGACGTCACCTCGAAAAGCCTGGCCAAGACCTTCGAAGTGCCGCTGCTGGTATGGATTCGCTATGTGGTGCACTGCCTGTTCATGGTGGCGGTGCTCGGCCCGCGCATGGGCCGCAACCTGCTCGCCACCCGACGGCCGACCCGGCAGATCGTCCGGGCCGTGCTACTGGTGTGCGTCACCGGCTTCGCCATGGCCGCCTTCCGCGTCATGCCCCTGGCCGAAACCACCGCCATCATCTTCGTCACCCCGCTGCTGGTGGCGCTGCTGGCCGGCCCCTGGCTCAAGGAAAAGGTAACGCCCCTGCGCTGGGCGATCATCGCCGTGGGCTTTGCCGGGGTACTGCTGATCGCCCGGCCGGGCGACGCGATCAACGCCGAGGGCATCGGCTGGGCCTTGGCCTGCGCCGGCTGCTACGCGGTGTACCAGATCCTCACCCGCCAGCTGTCGCCCACCGAGAACACCCTGACCATGCTCTTCTACACCGCCCTGGCCGGCACGGTGACCATGACCCTGGCCCTGCCCCTGTTCTGGGGCGGCCCCACCCCAACCCTGGGCCAGGCCGGGCTGATGGTGACCATGGGGCTGTGGGGCGGCACCGGCCACCTGCTGCTGATCTCGGCCTTCCGCCATGCCCCGGCCACCACCCTGTCGCCCTTCCTCTACGTCCAGCTGCTCTGGGCCACCACCCTGGGGGCCATCGTCTTCGGCCACCTGCCCGATTCCCTGGCCTTCACCGGCATGGCCATCATCGCCGCCAGCGGCGTCGCCCTGGGCCTGGTCGAACGGAAACGGCCCCGGGCGTGA
- a CDS encoding alpha/beta hydrolase, which produces MKSPFALIALALFLGACASIPTPAERLAAADRLAQSRGWQMARIATGPFVLAAWHPVPLPRSERLTVYIEGDGFAWMSASRPSYDPTPRDPVTLKMALAQPGGNVAYLARPCQFTDAEATGCAMAYWTNRRFADEVVAATDRALDVLKQQAGARSLTLVGYSGGGAVAALVAARRRDVDRLVTVAGNLDHQTWTAHHRVTPLTGSLNPADAADALQRVRQWHFVGARDEVIPPAIAAAYARRFTSRQGLTVLTEPGFDHHCCWAEEWPRLWARLGFDSP; this is translated from the coding sequence ATGAAAAGCCCGTTTGCCCTGATCGCCCTCGCCCTTTTCCTCGGCGCCTGTGCGTCCATCCCCACGCCCGCCGAGCGGCTGGCGGCCGCCGACCGCCTGGCCCAGAGCCGGGGCTGGCAGATGGCGCGCATCGCCACCGGCCCGTTCGTGCTGGCCGCCTGGCATCCTGTCCCGCTCCCCCGCAGCGAGCGGCTGACCGTCTATATCGAAGGCGACGGGTTTGCCTGGATGAGCGCATCGCGACCCTCCTACGATCCCACGCCGCGCGATCCGGTCACCCTGAAGATGGCCCTGGCCCAGCCCGGCGGCAATGTGGCCTACCTGGCCCGCCCCTGCCAGTTCACCGACGCCGAAGCCACCGGATGCGCCATGGCCTACTGGACCAACCGACGCTTTGCCGACGAGGTCGTGGCCGCCACCGACCGGGCTCTCGATGTGCTCAAACAGCAGGCCGGCGCACGCTCCCTGACCCTGGTGGGCTATTCCGGCGGCGGCGCCGTTGCCGCCCTGGTGGCCGCCCGGCGCCGCGATGTGGATCGGCTGGTGACCGTGGCCGGCAACCTGGACCACCAGACCTGGACGGCCCACCATCGCGTCACGCCGCTGACGGGGTCCCTCAACCCGGCAGACGCGGCCGATGCCCTGCAGCGGGTGCGGCAATGGCATTTCGTCGGCGCCCGGGACGAGGTTATTCCCCCGGCGATTGCCGCGGCTTATGCCCGCCGTTTCACCTCCCGGCAAGGCCTGACGGTACTCACCGAGCCCGGGTTCGATCACCATTGCTGCTGGGCCGAGGAATGGCCCCGGCTCTGGGCCCGACTGGGTTTCGACAGCCCCTGA
- a CDS encoding histone deacetylase family protein, whose amino-acid sequence MQLFYTDVFVLPLPEGHRFPMSKYARLRQALLDSAVFAPDDLQLPPPASDAELALAHCPDYVARVAAGALTPAEIRQIGFPWSPEMVERSRRSAGATLAAARAALAGGKVAANLAGGTHHAHYDRGEGFCVFNDAAVTVRTLAAEGAVRRVAVIDADVHQGNGTATILAGDPHAFTFSLHGARNFPFEKAHSALDIELPDGTGDDAYLAALEQGLAATFAAGPYDLVLYLAGADPYAGDRLGRLAVSMDGLAARDRQVLDACRAHGVPVAIAMAGGYARDIADTVAIHTRTLLTARDYAA is encoded by the coding sequence ATGCAGCTCTTCTACACCGACGTCTTCGTCCTGCCCCTGCCCGAGGGGCATCGTTTTCCCATGAGCAAGTACGCCCGGCTGCGCCAGGCGCTGCTCGATTCCGCCGTCTTTGCCCCGGACGATCTGCAGCTGCCGCCGCCGGCCAGCGATGCCGAGCTGGCCCTTGCCCATTGCCCGGACTACGTGGCCCGGGTGGCAGCCGGTGCGCTGACCCCGGCGGAAATCCGCCAGATCGGCTTTCCCTGGTCGCCCGAAATGGTCGAACGCTCGCGCCGTTCCGCCGGCGCCACCCTGGCGGCGGCCCGGGCCGCCCTGGCAGGCGGCAAGGTAGCCGCCAATCTCGCCGGCGGCACCCACCACGCCCACTACGACCGGGGCGAAGGCTTCTGCGTGTTCAACGACGCGGCGGTGACGGTGCGCACCCTGGCGGCCGAAGGCGCGGTGCGCCGGGTGGCGGTGATCGACGCCGACGTGCACCAGGGCAACGGCACCGCCACCATCCTGGCCGGCGATCCCCATGCTTTCACCTTCTCGCTCCACGGCGCGCGCAACTTCCCCTTTGAAAAAGCACACAGCGCCCTGGATATCGAACTGCCCGACGGCACCGGCGACGACGCCTACCTGGCCGCCCTGGAGCAGGGCCTGGCCGCCACCTTCGCCGCCGGCCCCTACGACCTGGTCCTCTACCTGGCCGGCGCCGATCCTTACGCGGGGGACCGCCTCGGCCGCCTGGCCGTGTCCATGGACGGCCTGGCCGCCCGGGACCGGCAGGTGCTCGACGCCTGCCGCGCCCACGGCGTGCCGGTGGCCATCGCCATGGCCGGCGGCTACGCCCGGGACATCGCCGACACGGTGGCCATCCACACCCGCACCCTGCTCACCGCTCGGGACTACGCGGCGTAA
- a CDS encoding NAD(P)H-hydrate dehydratase produces the protein MDTRSPRLPGTSPLLPAALLRRLEAAHAAQPLMARAGEAAARWAEQLRSDSARPVLVLAGPGNNGGDAFVCATRLREADIDVVVVSRADPARLSADAHAARQAFLDGGGAIAADIPVATPWGLIVDGLFGIGLARDLAAPYAAWTATAQAQARRDHCPILALDVPSGLDADTGRAWAGALQATHTLTFLADKPGLHTADGPDLAGAVRIAELGVAATAWAAAASGSPNRAASTADDAHLLPPGRLLAPADFAPWLKPRPKNSHKGRNGEAGILGGAPGMTGAALLAGRAALVLGAGRTFVGCLDPQAPAVDIVHPELMLRRGEALLATPLSALAVGPGLGQDDAARRDLATALGLAVPLVLDADALNLVAREPQLAAQVAARNPGRAPTLLTPHPAEAARLLACDTAAIQADRIAAARTLAARFNAHVALKGCGTVLAHPPGSDGNDPANPDGLPTAWAINPSGNPGMSTAGMGDVLSGIVVALLAQGWPPGPALEAAVHLHGAAADALVAAGTGPVGLTAGETIPAARSLLNRWVGATLPLG, from the coding sequence ATGGATACCCGCTCGCCGCGCCTGCCTGGCACCAGCCCCCTGCTCCCCGCCGCCCTCCTGCGCCGTCTCGAGGCCGCCCATGCCGCCCAGCCCCTGATGGCCCGGGCCGGCGAGGCAGCGGCCCGCTGGGCCGAACAGTTGCGCAGCGACAGCGCCCGGCCGGTGCTGGTGCTGGCCGGCCCCGGCAACAACGGCGGCGACGCCTTCGTCTGCGCCACCCGCCTGCGCGAAGCCGACATCGACGTGGTGGTGGTTTCCCGGGCCGATCCGGCCCGGCTTTCCGCCGACGCCCACGCGGCCCGCCAGGCCTTCCTGGACGGCGGCGGCGCCATCGCCGCCGACATTCCCGTGGCCACCCCCTGGGGGCTGATCGTCGATGGCCTGTTCGGCATCGGCCTGGCCCGGGACCTGGCCGCCCCTTACGCGGCCTGGACCGCCACGGCACAAGCCCAGGCACGGCGCGACCATTGCCCGATCCTGGCCCTGGACGTGCCCTCCGGGCTGGATGCCGACACCGGCCGCGCCTGGGCCGGGGCGCTGCAGGCGACCCACACCCTAACCTTCCTGGCCGACAAGCCCGGGCTGCACACCGCCGACGGTCCCGACCTGGCCGGCGCGGTGCGTATCGCCGAGCTGGGCGTGGCGGCCACGGCCTGGGCCGCTGCCGCCAGTGGCTCACCGAACCGCGCTGCCAGCACCGCTGACGACGCCCACCTCCTGCCCCCCGGCCGCCTGCTCGCCCCCGCCGATTTTGCCCCCTGGCTGAAGCCCCGCCCCAAGAACAGCCACAAGGGCCGCAACGGCGAGGCCGGCATCCTGGGCGGCGCCCCGGGCATGACCGGCGCGGCGCTGCTGGCCGGCCGGGCCGCCCTGGTGCTGGGGGCCGGGCGCACCTTCGTCGGCTGCCTCGACCCCCAGGCCCCGGCCGTGGACATCGTCCATCCCGAACTGATGCTGCGCCGGGGCGAGGCCCTGCTCGCCACCCCCTTGTCGGCCCTGGCGGTGGGCCCCGGCCTGGGCCAGGACGATGCCGCCCGGCGCGACCTGGCCACGGCCCTGGGCCTGGCCGTGCCCCTGGTGCTGGACGCCGACGCCCTCAACCTGGTCGCCCGGGAGCCCCAACTGGCCGCCCAGGTGGCGGCCCGGAACCCGGGTCGCGCCCCGACCCTGCTCACCCCCCACCCGGCCGAAGCTGCCCGGCTGCTCGCCTGCGATACCGCCGCCATCCAGGCCGACCGCATCGCCGCCGCCCGCACCCTGGCGGCCCGCTTCAACGCCCACGTGGCACTGAAGGGCTGCGGCACGGTACTGGCCCATCCGCCTGGCAGCGATGGCAACGACCCGGCAAACCCGGACGGCCTGCCCACGGCCTGGGCGATCAACCCGAGCGGCAACCCGGGCATGTCCACCGCCGGCATGGGCGACGTGCTCAGCGGCATCGTGGTGGCCCTGCTCGCCCAGGGTTGGCCTCCGGGCCCGGCCCTGGAAGCAGCGGTGCATCTGCACGGCGCCGCCGCCGATGCCCTGGTGGCCGCCGGCACCGGCCCGGTGGGGCTGACCGCCGGCGAAACCATCCCCGCCGCCCGCAGCCTGCTCAACCGCTGGGTCGGCGCCACCCTCCCGCTGGGATGA
- a CDS encoding autotransporter assembly complex protein TamA, whose translation MTAFPPRPRPTFHRLALAGVLGLLLGLPAGAFAAAYTLRLQGGDATAEAVLRPLLDKYFDPELPAQSYDGERRDLLLREARRRLPELLATEGYFSPLLQADAPSDDAPPILVVDPGPRTTVGQVVIDFAEAAALPPERQAALRQGWKLPAGQPFRAGDWESAKSALLTALLTEDFAGAQLRDSRAEVDPDTATARLTVTLVPGPRYVLGPLQIVGLERYDDALIDRYNRTVRPGRPYRESDLIALQTALQSTPYFSSANVELLPREGDSGDGETVTAPVRLTVREKAAHRIGTGAGFSSNTGARVELSYRSADLFSRAWELSSGVRLEQKRQTGYADIFLPPDANGARNSVGGSYDASDIQGMKLTRSALGVVRSQQRGSIEMRLSVNYQVEQREIHGEPTTRLQALTPNVQYIWRAVDNLLDPRSGIVAQAQAGGAAKGLLADQNFLRLQGRATTYFPVGQRDVLSLRGELGATLAPSRDGIPQDYLFRSGGTGSVRGYTYQSLGVKEGNAVVGGRYLAVLSGEYTHWIDKSPWGIAAFVDAGNASDDPAKWSSLAVGYGLGVRWKSPAGPLAVDLAYGQKTGDVQLHFSVAIPF comes from the coding sequence ATGACAGCGTTCCCCCCCCGCCCTCGCCCAACCTTCCACCGCCTGGCCCTGGCCGGCGTCCTCGGCCTGCTCCTGGGCCTGCCGGCCGGGGCCTTCGCTGCCGCCTACACGCTCCGTCTGCAGGGCGGCGATGCAACCGCCGAGGCGGTGCTGCGGCCCCTGCTCGACAAGTACTTCGACCCGGAACTACCTGCCCAGAGTTATGACGGCGAGCGCCGCGACCTGCTGCTGCGGGAGGCGCGCCGCCGTTTGCCCGAACTGCTCGCCACCGAGGGTTATTTCTCCCCCCTGCTCCAGGCCGACGCCCCCAGCGACGATGCGCCGCCGATCCTGGTGGTCGATCCCGGCCCGCGCACCACGGTCGGCCAGGTGGTCATCGACTTTGCCGAGGCCGCCGCCCTGCCCCCCGAGCGTCAGGCCGCCCTGCGCCAGGGCTGGAAGCTGCCCGCGGGCCAGCCGTTCCGTGCCGGGGACTGGGAATCGGCCAAGTCGGCCCTGCTCACCGCCCTGCTCACCGAGGATTTTGCCGGCGCCCAGTTGCGCGACAGCCGCGCCGAAGTCGATCCGGACACGGCCACGGCACGGCTGACGGTGACCCTGGTCCCCGGGCCGCGCTACGTGCTCGGCCCGCTGCAGATCGTCGGGCTGGAGCGCTACGACGACGCCCTGATCGACCGCTACAACCGCACCGTCCGCCCGGGCCGTCCCTACCGGGAAAGCGACCTGATCGCCCTGCAGACCGCCCTGCAATCGACCCCGTACTTTTCCTCGGCCAACGTCGAACTGCTGCCGCGGGAAGGGGACAGCGGCGACGGCGAGACGGTTACCGCCCCGGTACGCCTGACGGTGCGCGAAAAGGCCGCCCACCGCATCGGCACCGGCGCCGGTTTCAGCTCCAACACCGGCGCCCGGGTCGAACTCAGCTACCGCAGCGCCGACCTGTTCTCCCGGGCCTGGGAGCTGTCTTCGGGCGTACGCCTGGAGCAGAAACGCCAGACCGGCTACGCCGACATCTTTCTGCCCCCGGACGCCAACGGCGCGCGCAACAGCGTGGGGGGCTCCTACGACGCCTCCGACATCCAGGGCATGAAGCTCACCCGCTCGGCCCTGGGGGTGGTGCGCAGCCAGCAGCGCGGCTCCATCGAGATGCGCCTGTCGGTGAACTACCAGGTGGAGCAACGGGAAATTCACGGCGAACCGACCACCCGGCTCCAGGCCCTCACCCCCAACGTCCAGTACATCTGGCGGGCGGTGGACAACCTGCTCGACCCGCGCTCCGGCATCGTCGCCCAGGCCCAGGCGGGGGGCGCGGCCAAGGGCCTGCTGGCGGACCAGAATTTCCTGCGCCTGCAAGGCCGGGCCACCACCTATTTCCCCGTCGGCCAGCGCGACGTGCTCTCCCTGCGCGGCGAGCTGGGGGCCACCCTGGCGCCGTCCCGGGACGGCATTCCCCAGGACTACCTGTTCCGCTCCGGCGGCACCGGCTCGGTGCGCGGCTACACCTACCAGAGCCTGGGGGTGAAGGAAGGCAATGCCGTGGTGGGGGGACGCTACCTGGCCGTGCTGTCGGGCGAGTACACCCACTGGATCGACAAGAGCCCCTGGGGCATCGCCGCCTTCGTCGATGCCGGCAACGCCAGCGACGATCCGGCCAAGTGGAGCAGCCTGGCGGTGGGCTACGGCCTGGGCGTGCGCTGGAAGAGCCCCGCCGGCCCCCTAGCGGTGGACCTGGCCTACGGGCAAAAAACCGGCGACGTGCAGCTGCATTTTTCCGTGGCGATCCCGTTCTGA